In the Bacillus sp. FJAT-42376 genome, AACCAGGACGGTATTATGACCGATTGTCTGATTTGTAAATTCATTTCCTGGTCCGGGAACATAATCCTGATAGCCTGGATCTGTGAGCAGCCATTCCCCTCCTGCATTCAGGATAAAGCTATTTTGATCAAAGTGGTTATGCCCCCTTGCAGAGGGACCTGAGGTGAAAGAGAGGACACTGTCATTTGCCCCCCACCCGGTTCTTACCGCACCAAGACCAATAGACTGAAAGACTTTTCCATATGTCCCTTTATAAAAATCATCAGGGCTCAGCGGCTTGATGGAAAGCTCAGGATACAAGAGCTGTTCTGAAGAGTCGGGGCAAAACCGTTCAATGTACCATTTCGCCACCGGATGCTTATTGCTGCTTGCCAGAAAATACATCAGTGCCGCAAGCTCCAGTCTGTTAAACGAATCGGAGAAATTACTAAACTCCGGCACACCGCCTGCTCCCATCAGCCAGAAAAACTGGTCCGGCAGAACTCTTTTGAAGTAAAGATGGCTGCTTAAACGGTCATCACCCGTTTTTTTCCGAAGAGCATCAGCAGCCAGTAAGATATGCTGAACGGCTACAGCCGTATAAAGCAGGCCTTCGGTTTCTCTAGCAGAGGATTTTCCATCAAGGTAGATTTGCAGATAACGGGAAGCGGTTTCTATAAATTTAGCAACGTGAGGAAAATCTTCGTACACAACAAGACATCCAATCAGCAGGGCGCATTGTTTTGAACAGACAATATTGTGCTGGTCAAAATTACTGTGATCTGCAGCAAGGGGACGGATTCCATGGGTAAGAATGGCCTCTTTTACTACTCTTGCTTCCTCTTCGGCGAGCAGGTGTCGGATGGAATCAAACCCAATAGCCACTCCGAGCAGGAAATGGGCGTTGCTCAAGTTCCCTTCCGAACCCCGGCGGGGAAATTCATACCATCGGGTAAAATCCGCAAGACCCAATAAGTACTCTTTTATTTTTTCAGCAAATTTTTGCCGTCCCGTTAATTGGAATGCGATGCTCAATCCTTTAATCCTCTCTTCTACTCTTCTTGAAAACATCGTCCAATAAGGGTATTCCGTATATCCAGGCGGATCGTTCAGCTGTTCCGGCTGAAGAATGGGGATTGAGACTGTCATCGTATGGGATGCCTTTCCGTATGTAATAAGGAGCTCTTCCTCTTTCAGATATTCTTCTGCCAGGCTAATTGCCTTTTCACCTATTTGAAGAAAAGACGCTGCATTCTCTGATTGGGGGGCGACATGAATCAGTTTTTTATTTAAAGCGCTTACATTTATTTTTTTTCCAGCAGCTAAAATTTTTATTTTTTTCCTCACTGTCGCATCGCTGCTTTTGACATCCATGTGTGTTTCTCCTTCTTTTAATGCAATCAGATGCCCGTCGGAGATTTTAAGAAGTTCAGGCGCTGCCACGCTGATATGAGGGCTGAATCCAGCGGGGCTGTGAAACCACTTAACCTGAGCTTTTTCTCCAACGACGAGTGTGCTGATATCAAGCACTTCAAATGCTCCCGCTGACATATTCGTTCCTCCCTTTGCATACATGTATTTCACTTGTATGTAATGTTATGCGAGATGGCTGTTTAGTATGTATCTACCCATAAATTATCACAATTTACTGACAAATTCAATGTCTTTTTCATTTTTCTGGAAAAGAGAAAGAGCTTTCCAATAAGTCCGATTTTAAGCTTCTCTCTATTTTTATCTTCCGTCTGTTTTGCTGATTGCCTCTTCAGGCTGCTTGCTATCCTAGGCGGGCGGTGCTCTCAGCCAAAATCAAGCACCTTCCGAATAGCACTGCTGGGATTGGTCTGAAATACATGTTAAAACAAGCCCCCTGGATGCTCATTCACGAAGCACTCAGGGGGTTTTAGTTTTGTTTATCTTTTCTCTACAGGACTGTTCAGACAGCCCTGTCCCCTTTTAAGTTCCAACCTGAATCGTGACCGCATCGCTCTTGGTTCCATTTTTTAAAACAGCGGTAATAACAGCCTCTCCCGATGAAAGGGCCTTTACTGTCCCATCCTGTTCCACACTGGCCACCCCGCTGTTGCTGGAATACCACTGGATCTCTTTGTTTGTAGCAAAGTCAGGAATGACGGAAGCTTCAAGTTTAACGGCCTCACCCTCTGACAGGGACATTCTTTCCGCTTTCAACTCTACCGCTTCTGCCCGAATAACAGGATCTTCAATCGTATAGCGCCAAATATTATTTCCAGTAGACAGCTCGTCTCCTTGTGCAAAATAAAAATTCCCCATTGAATCTTCCGCTAACTTTTTGGCGTTCTGCTTAAGAGGCGTCACTTCTTTCGTCGTTTTGCTGATTTTATAGAAGGTCTGATCCACGGTTACGTATAAGTCGCCGTCTGGCCCTTCTTCCATATTTCCGCCCACCCGGTAACTGCGGACTCCGGGAAATTTTACTTCCTGATAAATCGTCTTGTTCTGAACAGGATCATAGATAAACAATGTATCCTGGGCAATTCCCCATATCTTTCCGTCCTGATCCGCATGCAGGTAGCTTACAGATACTTTTCCTGGAACCGGAGCGATTTCATTTGTTACTCTTGATGATGCAGGGTCCCATGTAATGAGCCTTGCTTCTTTTTCTGTGGGATCCGCGCCTGTTCCTCCGAAAATACTGGATCCTGCATAGACCTTTCCTTTAGATGCTTTCACAGATACGATGCTCTGGTTTGGAACGATATTCCGGTTGATCATCAGATTCCCGGTCGAACGGTTATAAATAGAAAGGGTTCCGCCGTTCTTCCCGTAATCCGGAACAGTACCCATATAGACTTCATCACGTTCAGGAATCGAGTCCATTGCTACAGGACGGTTTTGTTCATTTGGCCCATGGAGGTCAAACAGAAATTTCATATTTGTTCTGCGGTTCCAAGGGAGCGAAGAATCGTATTCATAAATTCTGGCCATTGGATAAACCCCAAAATACATCTTGCTTCCAATGGAGGCCATGCCCTCTACCTGACCGAGACCTGTCTCCTGCCTGGTTAATCCGGTCAGGGGATTATAAATTCCAACGTCACCGCCTATGAATCCGCTGCTGTAAATTTTCCCGTCCGGGCCTCCGAGAACATTATAAATATTAGTAGGCTGGGGCGGAAGCGGCAGAACCGTTTTTTTCAGCGCACCCGACTCCAGATTATACTTGAAAAACCGGCCTTCATAATTTCCTGTAAAGCCGACAAGCGCTATACCGCTGAATGGAGGCTCTGAGAGCGGCTGAAATCCGAATCCAATGACCGGCTGCTCCAAATTCACCGGTGCTCCGCCGGATGTCACGGGGGATGCTGTTTTTGAATCTACGTTATATTGATAGAGAATGCCAGATGATGTGTAAAATACCGATTTCCCATCAGGTGACAATGGAGAGACACCTCTGGACTGGGCTGTCGTTTCATAGTCAACTGCGAGCGTTTTTTTATCGGCTACGACGAGCTTGAATTCGGGTTCCAGCTTAATAAACAGCTTTCCTCCCTGAATCTGAAGGTCATAAACGGAAATATAGGATTTGTACTTTTCAGGCAAAACGTTCCGTTTCTCCCCGGTTTTAATGTTGTATTTGATCAAATGAGCATGTGCACCCACTCCTGCATAGACCGCGTTTTCTTCCGGATCATAGGCAACACTTCTTACGTATTCTTCCCCGGGCACCATTTCCCCGAAATCCGTAAACCCCTTTGCCGGATCGTATTCGAAGATGTGTCCGTCAAAATAGGTTCCTCCGTATACCTTCCCGTTTTCTCCCGCTGTCAAATCCCAAATAACGGTTTGTTTCGGCACAGGTTTGCCCAGCACTTCTGCCTCGCTGCTCCCCGGCACATATTTATACAGTGTCCCATTTGGGGTAGAACCGGCATAGACCGTCCCGTCTGACGCCACCGTTACAGCCCATGCAGCTTCCGCTTCAGGAAGCGGGATAATCCTTTTGATTTGTTCCGTTTCTACATCCGTTACAACAAGCAGTGCCGGCCGTCCGGCCAAGACCGTATAGGCGGATGGGCGGCCGTTCTCATCTTTTCCAAAGGCCCCTCTCATCGCCAGCAGTTTTTCAATTTGAGTACCCAGATCTTGAAAGGAAGGGAGAACTTCGGCAGTTTTTACGGTCTCTGCAATGACATCCCCATGCGGATTTGTGAGCTCAACTTTGAATGTGTAGGTTCCTGCCTTGGAAAATCTCCATTCCGTTTTCAGTGTTTCACTATGGTCTTTTTTTAAATCGATATCCGTCAGCAAATCTCCTGTATTCTTTACCGCCTTAACCCTTTCGCTTCGGTGAACCGCGATCAGATCACCAGGTCCGGACAATTTGGATAGATGCACATCGATGTTTTCCGCTCCTCTTTTTTTCACACTGGAAGCAGATATTGAAATCGGGGCCGGTGTATAAGCTCCCGTTAAAATTTGTTCAGGCAAATCAATAACCGTCTGATAAACCGACTGGGTATTATCTTGTATCACTTCAACCACCGCCTCAGTCTTTATGCCTTTGTACTCGGCAGTCAGCACTGTTTTTCCAGGGCTTAATCCTTTTACTGCCTGTCCATCCAGTATAGCAATTTCAGGATCTTTTATCTTGAGAGAACTCCCGCTCACAATGATAGCGCTTCCATTTTCCTTTTTTGCTAAAACGGTGATCCTTTTCCTTTCACCTGTCTTCACTTTCACTTTCTCCGGAACAATCTGGATTGATTCCACATCGTCCGCTGCAGCTCTCGCATGAAATGGGCTCCATATTATGAAAAAAGCAAGAATCATGAGCGTTAAACTTCTGACTGCGTATCTCTTTCTGTCTGTTGGCATCCTTATCCTCCCCATCTGGATGTATTTTCCTTGTTCACTCTTACAAATGTAATGAACTGGAATGGCTTCGTCAATTCATTTGACGAAATTTTCAGAAATAAGCAGAAAATAAGAAAACCGGATTATGAATCACATCCGGCTAATTGACTATTCAGCAGCTTTTCAATTCGTTCACATGCATCTTTCGGACTCTCCATCGAGGCCCAGACAAGATTCAATTCATTTTGAAGAATTTCCATTTCCTGCGTATGCAAGTTCAATTCGCTTACAGGAATGGCATATGGCAGCACTTCTTTAAACGCATTATAATTCTTCGGATGAATGTCCGGATTCAAAAGGGTGTCATCTTCCGCAACTTTTTTTAAAGCTGGAATTGTGCATCCATTTTCTTTAAGAATCGTTTGAGCTTTCTCCCCCGCCATAAAATCCGCGAGGGCCTGAGAAGCCCCTTTCGCCTCGGAATTTGCATTAACCGCAATTCCGCCTCCAAGCAAAAGCGTTGCTTTTCTCTCTTTTTTCGGAAGCGGGAGAATGTCCCATTGTATATCCTGATTCCGGAATTCATTTAAGTAATAATACGTAGTTAAGATCATCGCAACTTTCTCTTTATTAAAGATATCTTCAGCCAGCTGATTGCTTCCATGTGTAAAAATCGGTGAAACGCGGTGCTTATACATCAAGTCCACACAGTACTGCAGTGCTTCGATATTCGCTTCATCTGCAAGTGTGAAACGGCTGCGGTTGGAGGTCATGAGCTTTCCTCCATTTTGAAGAACAAACACCGGCCAGCGGTGAAAGGAGGAAGAAAAACAAAATCCATAATGCTCTACAAGTGTCTTGTCTGCCCCTGTTTTCGTCGTTTTTAATGCGGCCTGAAGCAAGTCTTCCCAGCTTTCCATCTTTTGGAGTCCCGGCATTCCTGCATCTTTAAAAAGTGTTTGGTTGTAGCATATGACAACCGGCGAAAACAGAAACGGTGTAGCATAAACGCTGCCGTTATGGGAAAACATCTCGAAAATCTGGCGGTAGCTGTTCTTTTCGGTCATGCGCGGCGACTGGTAGGGATCCATTAAATGCACGCGGCCGCGCTCTGCGAATTCCCGGAATTGGGAATCGGAAACGATAAAGGCATCGGGTCCAGCACCCATTTCAATCAAATCAATAAGCTGCGGGACATACTCTGTTTCCGGCATAATTTTCAAATGCACTTTTATGTGGGGATGCGTCCGTTCAAATTCATTCAGAATCTTTTCCACGCTTTCCACTTCATAAGAAGTGGAATACCAGGCAAGTGTAACAGTTGTTATATTGGCTGCTGAATCAAGCGTAACCCGATTCCCTTTTCCCGGTATTTTTTCAATAAAGCCTTCTTCGACAAGCTGGGCAAGCCCTTTTCGAATCGAGACGCGGCTGATCTCATATTTGTGGCTGAGCTGATGCTCAGGAAGCAAATATTCTCCCTTGCGAATCCTTGTGCTGACAATCTCGTCCTTCAATTCATTCATAAACTGATTATATTTTCTTTCAAAATCATTTTCTCTGCGTAATTGCATGAGCACCTCTCCTAGCGGGTAGTGAACTTTAAATAACGGTCTAAAAATTGATAGGAATGCTCCCGGATCGCGGATGGGAACTCATGCCCGCTGCTGCCGATCATCCAGTCAAATGAATCCTTTTCTGCCAATCCATCATATACCTTCTGCACTTCAAGAATCCCGTTTAACGCTTCTTTCCAGTGAGGAAAAACCGGATCGTTCCGGCACATCCACAAAAACAGCGGCACCGGAGCACATAAACTTAAGATTTCATGAAAATCAAACGGAATTTCCCCGTTGTCAATCCAATCGCTTATAACCGGAAAATGACTGAACCAATCCCGCTTTCCCCATCGGTGGCGCTCTGGGTCTCCTGCCATCATACTGAATCCGCAGCTGCAAACGATCGCTTTAATCCTCTTCTCGACTGTTGCCAAAAAATAAGCATTATACCCGCCCAGAGAGTGACCGATTACCCCAATCCGATTCTGATCTGTCTCCTGCATGGACGCAAGCACTTCAATCCCCTGGAGATGATCAGCCATCATCTTTCCCGCTGCCGTGCGGCTTGGATACCGTTCGTAAAACCCTTTTGTTTCAAACGGGCGCTCACCCTTTCCAACCCGGTCGCCCGCTGTAATGGTGTCCGGCGCCAGCACAGCATACCCCCGTTTAGCAAGCTCGATGCCATAAGACCGCTCTTTCCTGCCTGAACGATGGGCGATATCCATTTTGCCTTTTTCATCAGTCGGATGCAAAGCTAAGATTCCCGGGAGCTTTTCGCCTTCATAATGGGGCAGGAGCAAGAGGGCCGGGACAGTATCGCCATCTGGCGCGGTATATTCAATCCGCTTGCATACGTACCCTTCTTCCTCGGTCTTGCTGAGAACGGAATAATCCGGAGAACAAATGCTCCACTTTTCATTGACGATATTCAGCCACCGATCCATAATGATTTGTTTTTTGGTTCCCCACTCATGTGCTGAATTTCCAGTTAAAATGGATGTTACCTTTACAGCCTTAAAACTTCCCTCCACTTTGCATCGCCTCCGCTGATCTGCATCGATAAAAGACTGGTTCCCGAGCAAAAATACAGTTCTGATCCGATGATGGCTCCGCCGCTTGTGATGTTTTCCTTTACCGGTAAACAGGAGACATAATGGCTATGGAAATCCACTTTCCATATCGCACTTTCAAGTAAAAAAAATGCAAAATCAGCCGTTTGAATACAACCTCCTC is a window encoding:
- a CDS encoding heparinase II/III family protein; translation: MSAGAFEVLDISTLVVGEKAQVKWFHSPAGFSPHISVAAPELLKISDGHLIALKEGETHMDVKSSDATVRKKIKILAAGKKINVSALNKKLIHVAPQSENAASFLQIGEKAISLAEEYLKEEELLITYGKASHTMTVSIPILQPEQLNDPPGYTEYPYWTMFSRRVEERIKGLSIAFQLTGRQKFAEKIKEYLLGLADFTRWYEFPRRGSEGNLSNAHFLLGVAIGFDSIRHLLAEEEARVVKEAILTHGIRPLAADHSNFDQHNIVCSKQCALLIGCLVVYEDFPHVAKFIETASRYLQIYLDGKSSARETEGLLYTAVAVQHILLAADALRKKTGDDRLSSHLYFKRVLPDQFFWLMGAGGVPEFSNFSDSFNRLELAALMYFLASSNKHPVAKWYIERFCPDSSEQLLYPELSIKPLSPDDFYKGTYGKVFQSIGLGAVRTGWGANDSVLSFTSGPSARGHNHFDQNSFILNAGGEWLLTDPGYQDYVPGPGNEFTNQTIGHNTVLVNGEGQSKRGGGSIFVLEDKEGWLRMKGEAAESYEGRLKLFSRTIIFSDRLGIYIIWDQVKKRNDTDKVSYLFHTKSRLTSKGAELHIHESLPGKSFLIEGDRHSAEVHWPKEAVHAVHKVFKGAEKYGTYMEVESEENSLLTIILPGISKQKSPCRIKWLQEDQKLKIFMDEAREEWLLKLPGEEEKAQIQYLADSKLIRTINL
- a CDS encoding Ig-like domain-containing protein, encoding MPTDRKRYAVRSLTLMILAFFIIWSPFHARAAADDVESIQIVPEKVKVKTGERKRITVLAKKENGSAIIVSGSSLKIKDPEIAILDGQAVKGLSPGKTVLTAEYKGIKTEAVVEVIQDNTQSVYQTVIDLPEQILTGAYTPAPISISASSVKKRGAENIDVHLSKLSGPGDLIAVHRSERVKAVKNTGDLLTDIDLKKDHSETLKTEWRFSKAGTYTFKVELTNPHGDVIAETVKTAEVLPSFQDLGTQIEKLLAMRGAFGKDENGRPSAYTVLAGRPALLVVTDVETEQIKRIIPLPEAEAAWAVTVASDGTVYAGSTPNGTLYKYVPGSSEAEVLGKPVPKQTVIWDLTAGENGKVYGGTYFDGHIFEYDPAKGFTDFGEMVPGEEYVRSVAYDPEENAVYAGVGAHAHLIKYNIKTGEKRNVLPEKYKSYISVYDLQIQGGKLFIKLEPEFKLVVADKKTLAVDYETTAQSRGVSPLSPDGKSVFYTSSGILYQYNVDSKTASPVTSGGAPVNLEQPVIGFGFQPLSEPPFSGIALVGFTGNYEGRFFKYNLESGALKKTVLPLPPQPTNIYNVLGGPDGKIYSSGFIGGDVGIYNPLTGLTRQETGLGQVEGMASIGSKMYFGVYPMARIYEYDSSLPWNRRTNMKFLFDLHGPNEQNRPVAMDSIPERDEVYMGTVPDYGKNGGTLSIYNRSTGNLMINRNIVPNQSIVSVKASKGKVYAGSSIFGGTGADPTEKEARLITWDPASSRVTNEIAPVPGKVSVSYLHADQDGKIWGIAQDTLFIYDPVQNKTIYQEVKFPGVRSYRVGGNMEEGPDGDLYVTVDQTFYKISKTTKEVTPLKQNAKKLAEDSMGNFYFAQGDELSTGNNIWRYTIEDPVIRAEAVELKAERMSLSEGEAVKLEASVIPDFATNKEIQWYSSNSGVASVEQDGTVKALSSGEAVITAVLKNGTKSDAVTIQVGT
- a CDS encoding extracellular solute-binding protein yields the protein MQLRRENDFERKYNQFMNELKDEIVSTRIRKGEYLLPEHQLSHKYEISRVSIRKGLAQLVEEGFIEKIPGKGNRVTLDSAANITTVTLAWYSTSYEVESVEKILNEFERTHPHIKVHLKIMPETEYVPQLIDLIEMGAGPDAFIVSDSQFREFAERGRVHLMDPYQSPRMTEKNSYRQIFEMFSHNGSVYATPFLFSPVVICYNQTLFKDAGMPGLQKMESWEDLLQAALKTTKTGADKTLVEHYGFCFSSSFHRWPVFVLQNGGKLMTSNRSRFTLADEANIEALQYCVDLMYKHRVSPIFTHGSNQLAEDIFNKEKVAMILTTYYYLNEFRNQDIQWDILPLPKKERKATLLLGGGIAVNANSEAKGASQALADFMAGEKAQTILKENGCTIPALKKVAEDDTLLNPDIHPKNYNAFKEVLPYAIPVSELNLHTQEMEILQNELNLVWASMESPKDACERIEKLLNSQLAGCDS
- a CDS encoding acetylxylan esterase, giving the protein MEGSFKAVKVTSILTGNSAHEWGTKKQIIMDRWLNIVNEKWSICSPDYSVLSKTEEEGYVCKRIEYTAPDGDTVPALLLLPHYEGEKLPGILALHPTDEKGKMDIAHRSGRKERSYGIELAKRGYAVLAPDTITAGDRVGKGERPFETKGFYERYPSRTAAGKMMADHLQGIEVLASMQETDQNRIGVIGHSLGGYNAYFLATVEKRIKAIVCSCGFSMMAGDPERHRWGKRDWFSHFPVISDWIDNGEIPFDFHEILSLCAPVPLFLWMCRNDPVFPHWKEALNGILEVQKVYDGLAEKDSFDWMIGSSGHEFPSAIREHSYQFLDRYLKFTTR